The following are encoded together in the Strongyloides ratti genome assembly S_ratti_ED321, chromosome : 2 genome:
- a CDS encoding Prefoldin beta-like domain and Prefoldin domain-containing protein: MSIQSEQEKIIQKFKLLREEVMIIKREYAKAVQEMRDHKKILNELNGMDPNRRSYRIAGGHLLESDVGSVSKFLKENIARFEILTKQLEEKLNAKLTEHDNYVQEHNIRVVSEEEAKHLQMQQLANQQNKTLPAGVKAS, translated from the coding sequence ATGTCCATACAAAGTGaacaagaaaaaattattcaaaaatttaaattacttcGTGAGGAAGTTATGATTATCAAAAGGGAGTATGCAAAAGCTGTTCAGGAGATGAGGGAtcataagaaaattttaaatgaattaaatgGAATGGATCCAAATCGTAGAAGTTACAGAATTGCTGGTGGTCATCTTTTAGAATCTGATGTTGGAAGTGTTAGCAAATTtcttaaagaaaatattgcTCGTTTTGAAATTTTGACAAAACAATTGGAGGAAAAACTTAATGCTAAACTTACTGAGCATGACAATTATGTACAAGAACATAATATTCGTGTAGTAAGTGAAGAGGAAGCCAAACATCTTCAAATGCAACAACTTGCCaatcaacaaaataaaactttaccAGCCGGAGTAAAGGCTAGCTAA
- a CDS encoding Mitogen-activated protein kinase kinase kinase 7, with amino-acid sequence MDQLTIDIKKADVCDADMHRYLFSTSIDNESIINITKGLFTFSLDDFTCKPFSENNKIGVGNFADIYKVLQKNGKYVALKMLKTHNTTINYHYYNEINALKQLNHPNIIKFLGILKGNLLGIILEYHEGGNLKDILKNWKSQYCENINKWIIGLSSALVSIHNINFCHGDINPFNILLSNDLKTAIFCDFGSSKENNQKPEAFAGMSCYRPPELNFSSSYTTKCDIYSFGMVLWEIFTRESPYDTSKNEIEIMWNVAYANLKPNICNSKIPVSFQEIINSCLEVCPDNRICSEVLYKKITEIL; translated from the exons atgGATCAACTGacaattgatataaaaaaggCAGATGTTTGTGATGCAGATATGCATCGATATCTTTTTTCAACTTCAATTGACAATGAAAGCATAATAAACATAACAAAAGGATTATTTACATTTAGTTTAGATGACTTTACATGTAAACCATTttctgaaaataataaaattgggGTTGGAAATTTTGcagatatatataaagttttacaaaaaaatggaaaatatgttgcattaaaaatgttaaaaacaCATAATACAACAATTAactatcattattataatgag ataaatgccttaaaacaattaaatcatccaaatataataaaatttctagGAATTTTAAAAGGTAACTTACTTGGaattattttagaatatCATGAAGGTGGTAATTTAAaggatatattaaaaaattggaaGTCTCAATATtgtgaaaatataaataaatggaTTATTGGTTTATCATCTGCACTAGTTTCAAttcataatattaatttttgtcaTGGTGACATTAAtccttttaatattttgttgtcTAATGATTTAAAGACAGCAATCTTTTGTGATTTTGGTTCTTCGAAagaaaataatcaaaaaccAGAAGCATTTGCAGGAATGTCATGTTACAGACCTCCAGAActtaatttttcttcttcatATACAACAAAATGTGATATTTACAGCTTTGGTATGGTTTTGTGGGAAATATTTACAAGAGAGTCACCATATGATACatctaaaaatgaaattgaaaTTATGTGGAATGTTGCTTATGCTAATTTGAAAccaaatatttgtaatagTAAAATTCCAGTATCTTTTcaagaaattattaattcatGCTTAGAAGTATGTCCAGATAATCGAATATGTTCAGAGGtgttgtataaaaaaataacagaAATCTTGTga
- a CDS encoding Immunoglobulin subtype domain and Immunoglobulin-like domain and Immunoglobulin-like fold domain-containing protein, with the protein MFLIINLFLIITVISHSINANFSNHFNISFKPSLDIKLKNISREISLYGILFNQHINKLEHTYLIGNISIETFSIAIKQHEANVTFVTKNQNNYQNKCVNKENVLTLQTYKCFPQFHGILVYLEDFPIDIKYIFDEISITYQRNNNSFGYENYKKFIFKVNRKINDGSGFININGNNGTYYQAYIKDPYISYNKSIINNYIKEYNSSILNVDYEKTSSIINLFGEVLNKIDTTISDYLIYLKKEYPLKAVVGNLKESSLIKRFSSGNRSIDFDFFKNDGIFYEIDCFYNKIKVHCIELNNEIKIPFNKYNFTIGKQMESSINVTTLLRGNIFYEVIRQPFIVYHDKPTTSMKDVLYKNKIATFECPDTGSEPIINKVWSIKMIDKGYAMEINNNIEKYGTKFYFENKKSHSMNYHSILYANSTDFQKFGHIQCTVVNKFGEGIISYRVIELEKMKSLISFTVSKIDIYNGDSVTFNCSASETHDNLNLQMYGPSINGSTRLLESFAFSKHEKIYIFERIELQDSGEYSCQGNVNSDFIMEEKLQINVHQSDVIFPDGKEFIKNVNIGSNVILECPIILQSFSFIQWSFIDETNINRIKKPINDVDGNLFIQGNRSLIIQQMTISNVGQYIFEIHFDGKKEECNFRVFTDFSDPVVKIKQSNNYIDYENKQILKQKEIIKVGEPIHITCFVEYESTISTNVSIIKKNHNQNMELNHVTKHAGDKAEKIIYYKSNASINDNGDYYCIVTTFFFNKRVIYAKTKIIVTNNEEDKMDTLSKECNIEFPEAQTHKTFFFLFFIIGILETILLMGIIYFCIFTTMLIYNKKRPKRF; encoded by the exons aTGTTTCtcataattaatttatttcttatcattacGGTTATTTCACATTCAATTAATGCAAATTTTTCTAATCATTTTAAT ATTTCTTTTAAACCTTCCCTTgacattaaattaaaaaatatttcaagagAAATTTCGTTATAtggaatattatttaatcaaCACATCAATAAACTGGAACATACATATCTCATTGGAAATATCTCAATAGAAACATTTTCTATTGCTATCAAACAGCATGAAGCAAATGTTACg tttgtaactaaaaatcaaaataattatcaaaataaatgtGTAAATAAAGAGAATGTTTTAACATTACAAACTTATAAATGCTTTCCCCAATTTCATGGTATTTTAGTGTATTTGGAGGATTTTCCaattgatattaaatatatttttgatgaaatttcaataacatatcaaagaaataataattcttttggttatgaaaattataaaaaatttatttttaaagtaaatagaaaaattaatgatggatcaggatttattaatataaatggtAATAATGGAACATATTATCAAGCATATATTAAGGATCCATACATatcttataataaaagtataataaataattatataaaagaatataactCCTCTATACTAAATGTTGATTATGAAAAAACTTCtagtataattaatttatttggggaagttttaaataaaattgatacaACAATTTctgattatttaatataccttaaaaaagaatatccTTTAAAAGCTGTTGTTGGTAATCTCAAAGAAAGTAGTTTAATAAAACGTTTCTCATCTGGTAACCGAAGCATtgattttgatttttttaaaaatgatggaatattttatgaaattgattgtttttacaataaaataaaagtacattgtattgaattaaataatgaaataaaaataccatttaataaatataattttacaattggCAAACAGATGGAAAGTAGTATAAATGTTACAACATTATTAAGaggaaatatattttatgaagtCATTAGACAACCATTTATAGTTTATCATGACAAACCTACAACTTCTATGAAAGatgtattatataaaaataaaattgctACATTTGAATGTCCTGATACTGGTTCAGAAcctattattaataaagtatGGAGTATTAAGATGATAGATAAAGGTTATGCTATGgagataaataataatattgaaaaatatggtacaaaattttattttgaaaataaaaaaagtcaTTCCATGAATTATCATTCTATTCTTTATGCTAATAGTACtgattttcaaaaatttggCCACATTCAATGTACagttgttaataaatttggTGAAGGAATAATTAGTTATCGTGTTAttgaattagaaaaaatgaaatcattaatatcatttacgGTTAGTAAAATAGACATCTATAATGGTGATAGTGTTACATTTAATTGTTCAGCATCTGAAACCCATgacaatttaaatttacaaatgTATGGACCATCTATAAATGGATCTACTAGACTTCTTGAAAGTTTTGCTTTTTCAAAacatgaaaaaatatatatttttgaaagaaTTGAATTACAAGATTCTGGAGAATATTCATGTCAAGGAAATGTAAATAGTGATTTTATTATGGAAGAAAAACTTCAAATCAATGTCCATCAAAGTGATGTTATATTCCCAGATGGAAAagaatttatcaaaaatgttAACATTGGAAGTAATGTTATCTTGGAATGTcctattattttacaatcattttcatttattcAATGGTCATTTATTGATGAAACCAATATAAATCGTATAAAAAAACCTATAAATGATGTAGAtggaaatttatttatacaagGAAATAGAAGTTTAATAATTCAACAAATGACTATTAGTAACGTAGgccaatatatatttgaaattcATTTTGATGgtaaaaaagaagaatgtAACTTCCGTGTATTTACTGATTTCAGTGATCCtgtagtaaaaataaaacaaagtaacaattatattgattatgaaaataaacaaatattaaagcaaaaagaaattattaaagttGGTGAACCAATACACATAACATGCTTTGTTGAGTATGAATCAACTATAAGTACTAATGtatcaattattaaaaaaaatcataatcAAAATATGGAATTAAATCATGTTACAAAACATGCAGGTGATAAAgcagaaaaaataatttattataaaagtaatgcttctataaatgataatggagattattattgtatagttacaacatttttctttaacaaaAGAGTCATTTAcgcaaaaacaaaaataattgtaacaAATAATGAGGAAGATAAAATGGACACACTTTCAAAAGAATGTAATATTGAATTTCCTGAAGCTCAAACTCATAAAACATtctttttccttttttttattataggaATATTagaaacaatattattaatgggtataatatatttttgtatttttacaACAATGTTAATTTACAACAAAAAGAGACCAAAACGTTTCtga